The following are encoded in a window of Mycosarcoma maydis chromosome 10, whole genome shotgun sequence genomic DNA:
- a CDS encoding sterol 14 alpha-demethylase: MVASSSSATASLLDQLFALTPLADSSAWIKTITVLVLLPLLAVVLNVASQLLLATPKNHPPVVFHFVPVIGSAIYYGIDPYKFFFECREKYGDVFTFVLLGRKITVALGPKGSNLVFNAKHQQVTAEDAYTHLTTPVFGKEVVYDVPNAVFMEQKKFVKVGLSIENFRVYVPQIVDEVREYIKSDARFSALKTRKTITVDIFQAMSELIILTASRTLQGKEVRQGLDKSFAQLYHDLDSGFTPINFVIPNLPLPSNFKRDRAQKKMSQFYQDIVAKRRAAGASTSADDASGENDMIAALIEQKYKNGRALSGVEIAHMMIALLMAGQHTSSATSSWAFLRLASRPEIIEELYEEQLNVYSDGHGGLRELDYETQKTSVPLLDAVVKETLRLHPPLHSIMRYVKSDLAVPPTLSSPTSTKSEPDAHYVIPKGHYIMAAPGVSQVDPQIWKSSDQFDPHRWLDATTAAAMQDSGEDKQDFGFGMISTGANSPYLPFGAGRHRCIGEQFAYLQIGVILATFVRIFKWHLDSKFPDPDYQSMVVLPSKNGCAIVLTPRAESLHLD, from the coding sequence ATGGTGgcctcctcgtcttcggcgACAGCGTCGTTGCTCGACCAGCTGTTTGCGCTTACGCCTCTCGCCGATTCTTCGGCCTGGATCAAAACCATCACGGTGCTCGTTTTGCTTCCCTTGCTCGCGGTCGTTCTCAACGTAGCATCgcagcttctgcttgcGACTCCCAAGAATCATCCTCCGGTGGTGTTTCACTTTGTGCCTGTGATTGGATCGGCGATCTACTATGGTATCGACCCTTACAAGTTCTTTTTCGAATGCCGCGAAAAGTATGGCGATGTGTTCACGTTTGTTCTGCTCGGACGCAAGATCACGGTGGCGTTGGGACCCAAGGGAAGCAATCTCGTCTTTAACGCCAAGCATCAGCAGGTGACGGCAGAGGACGCGTATACGCACCTCACCACGCCCGTGTTTGGCAAAGAGGTGGTATACGATGTGCCTAATGCGGTGTTTATGGAGCAGAAAAAGTTTGTCAAGGTGGGTCTGTCGATCGAAAACTTTCGCGTCTACGTGCCGCAGATCGTGGATGAAGTGCGAGAGTACATCAAGAGCGATGCGCGTTTCAGCGCACTCAAGACGCGCAAGACGATCACAGTCGATATTTTTCAAGCCATGTCGGAACTCATCATCCTGACCGCATCCAGAACGCTGCAGGGCAAGGAAGTCAGACAGGGTCTCGACAAGTCATTTGCGCAACTGTATCACGATCTCGACTCGGGCTTCACTCCGATCAACTTTGTGATTCCCAAcctgccgctgccgagcAACTTTAAACGCGACAGGGCGCAGAAGAAAATGTCGCAGTTCTACCAGGACATTGTGGCGaaacgacgagctgcggGTGCATCCACGTCTGCCGACGACGCCAGTGGCGAAAACGATATGATCGCAGCACTGATCGAGCAAAAGTACAAGAACGGACGTGCACTCAGCGGCGTCGAGATTGCACATATGATGATTGCACTCTTGATGGCGGGTCAGCACACGAGCAGCGCCACGTCGTCGTGGGCGTTTCTGCGTCTGGCTAGTCGACCCGAAATCATCGAGGAGCTATACgaggagcagctcaacgtgTACTCTGACGGACACGGTGGTTTGAGGGAACTCGACTACGAGACGCAAAAGACGTCGGTGCCTCTGCTGGATGCTGTGGTCAAAGAGACGTTGCGACTGCACCCGCCTCTGCACAGCATCATGCGATATGTGAAATCCGACCTTGCCGTTCCACCTacgctctcgtcgccgacgtcgactAAATCCGAGCCGGATGCCCACTATGTGATTCCCAAGGGCCACTACATTATGGCTGCACCTGGCGTGTCGCAAGTGGATCCTCAGATTTGGAAGTCATCGGACCAGTTTGATCCACACCGGTGGTTGGACGCTACGACCGCTGCGGCGATGCAGGACTCGGGCGAGGACAAGCAAGACTTTGGCTTCGGAATGATCTCCACCGGTGCCAATAGCCCATACCTTCCCTTTGGCGCCGGAAGACATCGGTGCATCGGAGAGCAGTTCGCCTATCTCCAGATCGGCGTCATCCTAGCCACCTTCGTCCGCATCTTCAAATGGCACCTCGACTCCAAATTCCCCGATCCCGACTACCAAAGCATGGTCGTCCTTCCCAGCAAAAACGGTTGCGCCATCGTCCTCACCCCCCGA
- a CDS encoding putative aldehyde dehydrogenase family 7 member A1, with translation MPEPVCTPAAHAATTRTAKSVSEPTTVASVFASLGLPAPGSKIPGVFDGCSWQHGACASSALTSVNPATGETLGTVSCATAAQVSSVIAAAQAAQRMFATVPAATRGGVMKDICAAYMEHKHALGALISYEMGKVLSEGRGEVQEVIDVADMAVGLSRSIAGSVLPSERPGHVIYEIANPLGLVGVITAFNFPVAVHGWNFCLSFICGNATIWKPSPTTPLTAIATTKLLIKVLEKHQLPTALAALVCGDVETGQTLTRDARIQLTSFTGSEHIGKLVAQDVAGRLGKILLELGGNNAAIVLDDADLDLAVPAVAFAAVGTAGQRCTTTRRLLLQRRVAQTFLDRLVKFYASLQEKHLIGDPTDPNILCGPLHSRGAVEKYWKTLDTIRSTGGKILFGPESSSNPGLDKHLVQGKGNYVLPAIAMPASCTDQVFQEEVFAPILNVALFDTLDEAIALNNGVRQGLSSSLFTTKLTNIGDWQGALGSDCGIVNVNVSTSGAEVGAAFGGNKATGWGRECGGDAWKQYCRWATSTVNYSSKVALAQGVVFDA, from the coding sequence ATGCCTGAACCCGTCTGCACGCCTGCGGCACACGCTGCTACCACTCGCACAGCCAAGAGCGTCTCGGAGCCTACCACGGTGGCGTCGGTGTTTGCCTCGCTCGGACTGCCCGCACCGGGCTCCAAGATTCCAGGCGTCTTTGATGGATGCAGCTGGCAACACGGTGCTTGCGCCTCATCCGCGTTGACGTCGGTGAACCCTGCTACGGGCGAGACACTTGGCACGGTTAGCTGTGCGACTGCGGCGCAAGTGAGCTCGGTGATCGCTGCGGCGCAAGCTGCGCAGCGCATGTTTGCTACTGTGCCGGCAGCAACGCGTGGTGGAGTAATGAAGGACATCTGTGCGGCGTACATGGAGCACAAGCACGCATTGGGCGCGCTCATCTCTTATGAGATGGGTAAAGTGCTCTCGGAGGGCAGAGGCGAGGTTCAGGAAGTGATTGATGTAGCCGATATGGCGGTAGGACTTTCGCGAAGCATCGCAGGCTCGGTTCTGCCCTCGGAACGACCGGGACATGTGATCTACGAGATTGCGAATCCGCTCGGACTGGTCGGCGTGATCACGGCATTCAACTTTCCGGTTGCGGTGCACGGCTGGAACTTCTGCCTTTCGTTTATCTGCGGTAATGCGACCATCTGGAAACCATCGCCAACCACACCACTCACGGCGATCGCAACGACGAAACTGTTGATCAAGGTGCTGGAAAAGCACCAGCTTCCAACCGCGCTGGCTGCACTGGTTTGCGGAGACGTCGAGACCGGCCAGACACTGACGCGTGACGCCCGGATTCAGCTCACCTCGTTTACAGGATCTGAACACATTGGCAAGCTCGTGGCACAGGACGTGGCGGGACGTCTCGGCAAGATCCTGTTGGAATTGGGCGGCAACAATGCGGCGATCGTCTTGGACGATGCGGATCTCGACCTGGCAGTTCCCGCGGTGGCTTTTGCTGCGGTAGGAACCGCGGGTCAGAGATGCACTACAACACGACgcttgctcttgcagcGACGAGTCGCGCAGACGTTTTTGGATCGATTGGTCAAGTTTTACGCTTCGTTGCAAGAAAAACATTTGATCGGAGATCCGACCGATCCCAACATTCTGTGTGGGCCATTGCATTCCAGGGGTGCCGTGGAAAAGTACTGGAAGACGCTCGACACGATCCGTTCGACTGGAGGCAAGATCCTGTTTGGTCCCGAATCTAGCTCGAATCCTGGTCTGGACAAACACCTGGTCCAGGGCAAGGGAAACTATGTTCTGCCGGCGATTGCCATGCCCGCTTCGTGCACCGACCAGGTGTTTCAGGAAGAAGTGTTTGCTCCGATCCTCAACGTAGCTCTGTTTgacacgctcgacgaggcaaTCGCACTCAACAACGGCGTTCGTCAAGGTCTCTCGAGCAGCCTGTTTACCACGAAACTCACCAACATTGGCGACTGGCAGGGCGCGCTCGGCAGCGATTGCGGCATTGTCAATGTCAACGTCAGCACAAGTGGCGCAGAGGTCGGCGCCGCTTTTGGAGGCAACAAGGCAACAGGTTGGGGCAGAGAGTGCGGCGGCGATGCGTGGAAACAGTACTGCAGGTGggccaccagcaccgtcAACTACAGTAGCAAAGTCGCCCTTGCGCAGGGTGTCGTGTTTGACGCTTGA
- a CDS encoding putative uracil permease — MTLLKRAINAATIKGSERRPGESRGNALLRNADLLPVPPERRTWGWIDFTAFWISDGLNLNTFMIASTAVSAGLTWSQAWAAIIVGYFCVAFLVVMTARIGAVYHVSFPILARSTFGVWGAIWPIINRSAMACIWYGVQAYIGGQCVTLVIESMFPSYARMPNHLPESAGVTSQQFLSFFLFSLISIPLVITHPTKIRLFFNFKSIVVPIAAIAFFAWSVADAKGLGPIVHQSATLKGSKFSWTFVASLMSCISNMATLVLNIPDISRMAKNKTSVKWSQLLAIPLTFSLTSFLGIIIASSSQVIYGKLIWNPVDLLGQRLKMDPYDSKARAGVFFIAFAFIIGQIGVNIAANSLSAGHDLAAACPRYINIRRGSLVAAAVGFAMCPWNLLKDSNNFATYLSAYSLFLSSLSGTMMADYYIVKRGKLDMPSLFSASSGKSDTTVPHMYHYWNGINVRAFVAYIAGIAMTVAGFAGVLGAEVSLTAQRMYILAYPIGFLVAGMVYVALCEVFPVPGGVSVREHRQFLEPESWEADMWHGSEMPVDDADALHTASDIEKGSDYKADVSTAQQQQVSSSDYYLQK; from the coding sequence ATGACGTTGCTCAAGCGCGCCATCAACGCGGCCACCATCAAGGGCTCTGAGCGTCGACCTGGCGAATCGCGTGGCAATGCCCTGCTTCGCAACGCCGATTTGCTCCCCGTTCCGCCTGAGCGCCGTACTTGGGGCTGGATCGATTTCACCGCCTTCTGGATCTCTGATGGTCTCAATCTCAACACGTTTATGATTGCTTCAACCGCCGTATCTGCGGGTCTCACTTGGTCGCAGGCTTGGGCCGCCATCATCGTAGGTTACTTTTGCGTGGCGTTTTTGGTAGTTATGACGGCTCGAATCGGTGCGGTCTACCATGTCTCGTTTCCGATCCTGGCGCGCAGTACGTTTGGTGTGTGGGGCGCGATCTGGCCGATTATCAACCGCTCGGCGATGGCTTGCATCTGGTACGGTGTACAGGCATACATCGGTGGACAGTGTGTCACGTTGGTAATCGAGAGCATGTTCCCCAGCTACGCGAGGATGCCCAACCATCTCCCCGAAAGCGCGGGCGTTACGAGCCAACAGTTCCTGTCGTTCTTCCTGTTTtcgctcatctcgatcccATTGGTGATTACGCACCCTACAAAGATTCGGCTGTTCTTCAACTTCAAGTCGATCGTGGTGCCGATCGCGGCGATTGCCTTTTTCGCATGGTCGGTCGCTGACGCCAAGGGTCTTGGACCCATCGTGCATCAGTCCGCCACTTTGAAAGGATCCAAGTTCTCGTGGACGTTTGTCGCCTCGCTCATGTCGTGCATCTCCAACATGGCTACGCTCGTTCTCAACATCCCCGACATTTCCAGAAtggccaagaacaagacTTCAGTCAAGTGGTCGCAGCTGTTGGCGATTCCTCTGACGTTTTcgttgacgagcttcttggGCATCATCATTGCCAGTTCAAGCCAGGTCATCTATGGCAAACTCATCTGGAACCCCGTGGATCTGCTCGGTCAGAGGCTCAAGATGGACCCCTACGATTCCAAGGCGAGGGCAGGCGTGTTCTTTATTGCTTTTGCTTTCATCATTGGACAGATTGGTGTCAACATTGCTGCGAATTCGCTCTCGGCGGGTCACGACCTGGCGGCGGCGTGTCCTCGCTACATCAATATCCGTCGGGGTAGCttggtggcggcggcggtgggCTTTGCCATGTGTCCGTGGAACCTGCTCAAGGACAGCAACAACTTTGCCACGTACCTGTCGGCCTactcgctcttcctctcgaGTCTGAGCGGAACCATGATGGCGGACTACTACATTGTCAAGCGCGGCAAGCTCGATATGCCGTCGCTCttctcggcgagctcggGCAAGTCGGACACCACCGTTCCGCACATGTACCACTACTGGAACGGTATCAATGTGCGCGCGTTTGTGGCGTACATTGCCGGTATCGCCATGACGGTGGCAGGCTTTGCCGGCGTGCTGGGCGCAGAGGTCTCGCTCACCGCGCAGAGGATGTACATCCTGGCTTACCCGATTGGATTCCTCGTGGCAGGCATGGTGTATGTGGCACTGTGCGAGGTGTTCCCGGTCCCTGGAGGTGTGTCGGTGCGGGAGCACAGGCAATTCTTGGAGCCCGAAAGCTGGGAGGCCGATATGTGGCACGGTTCCGAAATGCccgtcgacgacgctgacgcTTTGCACACCGCCAGCGACATTGAGAAGGGCTCGGATTACAAGGCCGATGTCTCCACcgctcagcaacagcaagtctcgagctcggactACTATCTGCAGAAATGA